The sequence CCTGTTCTTTTATGCTTTCAAGATGCTTGGTTTTTGTAGATTTAAGTTCTATTACACCGATAGCCAAGGGGACATGTCCCCTTGTATCAAGAATTGCACCATCAGCTTTTCTTGCATCATTAAGATTTTTAAATTCTGTTGTAAGGTTAAAATCATTATCCAGATTAATCGTATATCCCAATGTTTCAACAAATATTTCACGCAAAAATCCTTCTTGATAGTTTTCTTCTTTCAGTTGCATGATGTTATGCAATCGCAACTTATCACCGTAAAACTTTTGAAAATTCTCATAAGCTTTGCTTACTTTTTCCTTATCAAGATTTTTAAGATATTTGTTAGTTACTGATTTTTGGAATAAGGACATGATTTGGGCTTGAATGTTTTAATTTTGAATGTAAAATTAGAAAATTAAAACCTTTTTTCTATAAATAATGTGTTTTTTTCAGATAGGAATTACCAAAATTGAATTTGAAAAATAGTTTCTTTTGCATAAAGCTTTTTGTAAAAATGAAATGTAATATATTTGTATGCAAAAAAAGGAATTAATATGAAAATACAATATTGTTCAGATTTACATTTGGAATTTCCGTATAATAAAGAATTTCTGAAAAATAATCCTTTACAAATAAAAGGCGATATTTTGATATTAGCAGGAGATATTGCTCCGTTTAAAGAATCAGGTAAACATAAAGCATTTTTTGATTTTGTTTCCGATAATTTCAAGTTTACATACTGGATTCCGGGAAACCACGAATATTATCATTTCGATATTGCCGATAAAGGAACAGTTTTTAATGAGGAAATCAGGAAAAATGTCTTTTTGGTTAATAATGTATCGGTAATTCATGATAATGTGAAATTTATATTTTCAACTTTATGGACTAATATAAGATCTGCATATCATTGGCAAATTGAAAGAGGGTTGAGTGATTTTCATGTAATAAAATATTACGGAGCAAAGTTTTCTGCTCCACGGTACAATAAGTTGCATGAAGAGAGTTTAGAATTTATTAAAAAGGAACTGGCTGATAACAGCTCAAAACATACAATTGTTGCAACTCACCATGTTCCTACTTTATTAAATTATCCGAAGCAATATAAAGGAGATATTTTAAATGATGCTTTTGCTGTTGAGTTGTTTGATTTTATTGAAAACTCCGATATTGATTGTTGGATATTCGGGCATCATCATGAAAATATGCCTGAGTTTAAAATAGGAAAAACAAAAATGCTTACAAATCAGTTGGGCTATGTAGAATATGAGAAAATTGACAAGTTTGATACCGGAAAATATTTTGAGATTTAGTAATCTTCTATGTTTTAATCCAAATTTTTCGCAATCTATTTCCCGATACAGAAATTAGCAAAAATGTTATTAAGTATCTCATTGTCAGAATACTCCCCTGTTATACCGCCGATATAGTTTAAGGTTTCACGAATGTCCTGAGCAATAAAATCTCCCGACAATCCGGATGTCAACCCGTTTTCAACACGCAATGTTGCATCATAAGCATTTTGCAGAAGTTCTAAATGCCTTGTGTTTGTTATAATTGTTCCGGTTTTATCAATATTTGAAAATTGAACGGCATCCGATAAATAATCCGTTAATAAGGAAATATTTTCTTTGTTTTTTGCAGAAATTCTTACGATTTGAAAATCATTGCAATCAATAATTTGTTTTTCGGAAACAGATTTTATTTTGTCAATCTTATTTATAACAACAATCAATTTTTTATCTTTTGTTTTTTTTGAAATATCTGATAATTTATTGCAGGCATCAGCATCATTTGCATCAACCATATAAAGAATAATTTCCGCATTCTCAATCTTTTGCATTGTGCGTTTAATTCCGAGATTTTCAATTGTGTCTTCTGTTTTTCTTATTCCTGCTGTATCTATAAACCTAAATAAAATTCCGTTAATTGAAATAATGTCCTCAACGGCATCTCGAGTTGTACCCGCAATATCCGAAACAATTGCTTTGTCTTCGTTCAACAGTGCATTAAGCAAAGTTGATTTGCCTACGTTCGGCTCTCCCACAATTGCGACAGGAACACCGTTTTTAATAACATTTCCGTATTCAAAGGATTTAATTAGCTCGAAAGTCTTTGTTTTTATTTTATTAACAAGTTCATTTAATTGAGAGCGGTCTGCAAATTCAACATCTTCTTCACTAAAATCTAATTCAAGTTCTATTAAAGAAATAAAATTTAAAAGTTGAGAACGAAGTTCTTGAAGTTCATATTTAAAACCTCCCCTCATTTGCTGTATTGCTACTTTATGTGCCGATTTTGATTCGGAAGCAATTAAATCTGCTACTGCTTCGGCTTGCGAAAGATCAAGTTTTCCGTTAAGAAATGCTCTTTGTGTAAATTCACCGGGGTTTGCAGTTCTTGCTCCTTTTTTAATCAGTAAATTAAGGATTTTTTGCTGAATATAAATTGAACCGTGACAAGATATTTCAACTGAATTTTCTCCTGTATATGAATGCGGTGCTTTAAAAATGCTTATTAAAACCTCATCTATAAGTTCTTCATTATCTTTTACATAACCATAACTGATTGTATATGCATCTTGGTTTGCAAGTTTCTTATTATGTTTATTGAAGAAAAGAGAATCAACAATTTTAAAGGCATCATTGCCGGATAACCGAATAACAGCAATTGCACCGCTTCCGGGCGATGTTGCAATTGCTGCTATTGTATCGTCAATCGGCATAAGCAGTTTTATTTAGATAATATTTCATTAACTCGAAGCAACTCTTCTCCGATATCTCTTTTGCCCTTAATTGTTTTATTAAAAGGCACATGCACAACTTCATGATTTGTATATCCGACCATAATACTTCTTTGATTATCCATTAAAGCATCAACAGCCTCAACACCCATTCTGCTTGCCAAATACCTGTCAAATGCAGTAGGTGAGCCTCCTCTTTGCATGTGTCCCAGAACATTAACCCTGACACCGTGATCTTTATATTTTTTTCCGAATGTTTTTGCAACCTCAGCTGCACCGCCGATATTATTGCCCTCTGCTACGATAATAATATTTGATGTTTTTTCTGTTTTTGAAAGAAATTCTTCTAATTTTTCCTCCTGTCCTTCAACTTCCGGAATCAATACCATTTCAGCACCGGTTGCTATTCCTGCTTTCAGTGCAATAAATCCTGCATCACGCCCCATTACTTCTACAAAAAAAGTTCTGTCGTGCGAATGTGCCGTATCTTTTATTTTATCAATTGTTTCCGTAACTGTGTTTAAAGCGGTGTCAAATCCGATAGTATAATCAGTTCCGAACATATCGTTATCAATTGTTCCGGGCATTCCTACGAACGGAATATCATATTCTTGCGAAAAAATACCTGCACCTTTAAAACTTCCGTCGCCTCCGATAACAACAACGGCATCAATTTTATGTTTAAGTAGGTTATCATAAGCTTTTTTTCTGCCTTCAACAGTTCTGAACTCATCACTTCTTGCCGTACGCAAAATAGTACCGCCTCTGTGAATAATATCTCTGACTGTTTTTGATTTCAGTTTAATAAAATCATCATCAATCATTCCTTTATAACCTCTGTTAATACCGTAAACTTCGAGCTTATAATACAGTGCTGTTCTTACGACTGCTCTCACAGCCGCATTCATTCCCGGAGAATCTCCTCCGGATGTAAAAACTGCTATTCTTTTTATCTTTTTCATATTTCTTTTTTAATCACTTGTCATAATAAATAAAGGATTCATTTCAAAACTTTTATAATGAGGCCTTAAACGTTCTGTATTATAAAATTTATCAATTTTTACAATTTTTGATTGGCTGGTAACAACATCAATAGGCACGTTATCATATCTTCCGTTTTTTAACACTACGAGTCTTCCGTGTAAGCCTTTTAAAATTAAATCTAAAGCTAAATTTCCGTATGCCATCGGAACAATTGAGTCGATAGCATCGGGGTCTCCTCCTCTTACCAGATATCCTAATTTTTGATTTATTACATTTATACGTTTTCCGTTATTAAACTTCGGAGAAAGTTCTTTTAATTTTTCAGAAACCATTTCGCCTATTCCTCCGAGTTTTGCATGCCCGAATTGATCTTTTTCGGCATCTTTAAAAACCATCTCTCCGCCTTTAAACATTGCACCTTCCGAAACTAATACAACTGAATAATTACTCGGATTTTTATACCTGTCTTTTACAAGCAACTCTGTTAAGTTTTCTATTTCAAATTTATATTCCGGAATTACACATCTGTTTGCGGCACCTGCCATTGTAGGCAGCATTGCTGTATATCCTGCATATCTTCCGAATACTTCAAGAACCAATAAACGTTCATGCGAACCTGCTGAAGTACGAAGAGTATTTGTCATATTTATTGTTCTTGTAACACAAGTACTGAACCCTATGCAATAATCTGTACCCGGAACATCGTTATCCATTGTTTTGGGAATTGCAACTACTTTAAACCCCTCTTTATATAAACGCACACCGTAACTTAGGGTATCATCACCGCCTATCGGAATCAAATAATCTACACCGAGATAATTTAAATTATCAATAACTATCGGGGTTAAATCGTTAATTTCTTCTTTATATTTATCTGTTAAATGTTCCGGCACATTTATTTTCGGAAGGTGGCTTGGTCGAGTTCTTGAGCTGTGAAGAAAAGTTCCTCCGGTTCTTCCTGCTCTGTTAACAATATTTTCAGAAAGTTCAATGAAATTATTACTGTTATCAAACTTTTTATCTTGTACCATTTCAACAATTCCTGCCCAACCTCTTCTTAGCCCGATTACTTTATAACCTTCTCGAATTGCTCTGATTGTAATTGCTCTGATTGCAGGGTTCAAACCCGGAACATCTCCGCCTCCGGTTAAAATTGCAATTGTACCTTTACTTTTTGTTGCCATTTTTTTTATTAATTATTAATTATGCAAAGTTAAAATTTTGTTTATTTATTGTTTGAATCTTTTTTAATATATTTTAAGCTTATTTCTTTTATATGTGCATGTTTTTTTGCTGTTTTTTTGCTGTGGTCTAAAACCCATCCGGATATTGATTCTAATACCTTGTTCTTATCAGTTGTGACAGTTACGGAATAAACTTCAAACTTTCCGTCTTTAACCATAGTTCCTACGGAGTTTAAATCTTTTGTTCCGTCTGTATAGTTAGCTATGATAGTCATTCTTTGGTTAACAGATTTATCATCCGGAAATATTTTTATATTTGCCTGAAGTTTATATTGTCCGTGTTTTTTTAAAAGAATTTTATACGGTATCGGATTTTTCTCTCCGTCTTCAGGCAGTTTCCATTCTTTTTTAAGTTTCCATAAATTTAAAGTATCTTTATTTTTCAGGTTTTCTTCTTTTTTTCTTTTTATTTCATTTTCAATTTCCTGTTCCAACTCTTTATTAGTTGATTTAAGAGATGAGCTGACAGAATCATAAATAACCAAAAACTTATTTGTATGAAATGTGTAATATTTTACTGTTTTATTAAAATCTTGCCTTGATATATTATGTTTTTTTAAAACATAGTTATAAATACTTATTGAATCTTTCAAACTTCTGTTTAACTTAATATTTGATGCTGTAATTATGCCTTCTGCTTTATGCAAATCAATTAACAAACTTAAAAACACGTCATCATTAAGTATTTCTGTTCTTTTTATCTCTTCTGACTCTGAGCAACTTAAAATAAAAGTTACAGCAATAATAAGTAAAGCAAATCTATACATTATAAATATTTTTTAAAGTATCGAAATAAGCAATATTTTTCCTATTTTCAAAAGTAAATATAATTTAGAATTATTCTAAGCAGGCATGATAAAGATATTTTAATCTTTTTTTCTATTTTTGGAAACAAAATTTAAATTTTGCAATAAACATAATTAATAACAAAATCATATGAAAGAAAAAAAACATCCCGAAAAAAGCAGTGAAAAAAAGTCAACTTCACGTCGTGATTTTCTAAAAAAAGGACTTCTTGCAGGAGCAGGAACTGTCCTTGCGGGAGGTGTTGTCGGCTCATTTAATGCTTTTGCACAAAATGAAGATACAATATATGTTTTAGGTTCTGACATGAAAGTTTTATCTGTTCCTAAAAGTCAGGTTAAAGAGAGAAACATACGAGAAGAGGATCAGATGCAAAAAGAAGGCAGAGAGGGCATACCCGGAAGAAAATGGATAAAAGTAATTGACTTAAGTAAATGTAAAAATGCACGTTTATGTATGGCAGCCTGCCAAAATGCACATCAATTAAAACCGGAGCAACACCACGTTAATGTTCTGCGAATGGACAGAGGCGGAGAGACTGCTCCGTTTTTTATGCCTAAGCCTTGCCAACACTGCGATAATCCTCCGTGTACAAAAGTTTGCCCTGTTGATGCAACATTCAGAAGACAAGACGGATTAGTGTTAATTAATAATGAAAGATGTATCGGTTGCCGTTTTTGTATCGCAGCATGCCCATATTCTGCAAGAATTTTTAACTGGACAGAACCAAAAGATGCAGAAAAATATAAAAATGTTGAATACGATGTTGAACTAAATGTACCGCAAAAAAAGGGAACTGTTTCTAAATGCTTGTTCAGTGCAGACTTATTGAGAGATGAAAAATTGCCTTATTGTGTAACAGCATGCCCTAACGGAGTATATTGGTTCGGCGATGAAAATGAAAATGCAGTAACTAACGGAACAACAAAAGAAACCGTCAATTTTAAAAAGCTTATAAAAGATAATGCTGCATACGTTTTGCTTCCGGAATTAGGAACTAAACCGAGGGTTTATTATCTACCGGAAAAAGATCGCTTGGTTCCGTTTACTTATGAAGGAAGTACCGAAATAAAAAAAGAAGAACATTAAATAAAGTAACTTAAAAATAATTAATATGTCTGAAATAAAACAAAAAGAAGGACAAAAAAAGTCTTTAAATAAAATTGTTTCTGACCTGACAAGACCAATAAAAAACCATTACGGTTTCACACCTTGGATTCTGTTTTTATTAACAGTAATGGGAATCGGCTTATTTGCATATATTCTTCAATTAAGAGACGGATTAGGAGTAACGGCAATGAGAGATTATGTTTCTTGGGGGTTATATATTTCCTCTTTTATATTTTTCATTGCAACAGCATTAGTAGGAATGTTAATTAGTGCAGTGCTCGGATTAATAGGCGTTAAGTGGATAACACCTATAAGCAGAATAGCAGAAATGATAGCTTTAGGTTTTGCAATGTGGGCAGGTTTAATCATAATTTTCGATATGGGACGCCCCGACAGAGTTCTTAACATTTTTTTACACGGTCGCTTGCAATCACCGATAGTTTGGGATATAACAGTTGTAACAACTTATGTTGCAATAAGCATCTTGTTGTATTTGCTTCCTCTAATTCCGGATATTCCTTTCTTAAAAAAAACAATGAATGATCAACCAAAATGGAAACAAAAAATATATAAAGTTCTCTCATTCGGATTCAAAGGAAAACCTGAGCAATATAAACTGATAAAACGACTAATCAGAATTATGGCAATTCTTATAATTCCGGTTGCTCTTGCTATTCACACCGTTACATCATGGCTGTTTGCTGCAACTTTGAGAGTCGGTTGGGATTCAACAATTTTCGGACCGTATTATGTTTCGGGAGCATTTGTTGCAGGAGGAGCAGCAGTTATAATTGCAATGTTCGTTTTCAGCAGAAATTTCAGACTTAAAGAATATATAACAAATCTTCATTTTGACAAAATGGGGAAACTACTTGTTATGCTGATGCTTGTTTATTTGTATTTTAACATTAACGAATATTTAGTACCTGCTTATAAAATGAAACTGGAAGACGAGCCTCATTTAATGGGTTTATTTACCGGTAAATTTGCATTAATGTTTTGGACAGTTCAGTTGGGGGGATTAATAATACCGACAATATTATTATTGTTTAAAAAAATGAGAAAGCCTGTACCTTCATTAATAATCGGCATTGTTGTAGTTATAGGTGCATTCTTCAAACGTTATTTAATTACAATTCCTACATTACTGCATCCGCATTTGCCGATACAAAATGTACCGGAAGAATTTTCAACATATTGGCCTACTGCTTTTGAATGGACTATTACAATGATGGCTGTTGCAGGTGCGGTTCTGATAATAACGATACTTGCCAAACTATTCCCTGTGATGCCTATATGGGAAACAGCACATGAAGAAGGTATCACAAATGATGAAATGAATAAATTTGCTGAAGGCAAAAACATATAATTATTATTCTGTTTAATTGAAAAAATGATGAAACATCTTATACAATCAAAAAAAATCGCAATATCCGTATTTATTCTTTTTGTGCTTTCTTCATCTTTAAATGCACAATGGAATATACCTGACGATGCAAAGAACATGAAAACTCCGGCAGCTACCTATGAGGCAATAAATATAGGTAAGGCTATTTTTGCAAAAGATTGTTTGCCTTGCCACGGAACACCCGGAAAAGGAAACAACAATGCCGGCATAAATGCAACTGACTTGGGGGCAGAAGAATACCAGACAAAACATAATGCGGGTCAAATGTATTATCAGTTTAATACAGGAATGGGAATAATGCCGTCTTTTAAAGACAGATTTGAAGAAGAAGACAAATGGAATATTGTTTTTTATGTGAAAAGCTTTGATAAAGATTTTAAAGTAACAGGAGAAAAGCCTAAAACAATAAATGCAGATTTTATTTTAAAAACAGACGAATCAGCCTCTAAGGTTTTTGCAAATGTAGTTACCGTAAATGATAAAGGAGACTCGATTGCTGCAAAAGATATAGGTATTAATTTTTATGTAAAACGTGTTTTCGGGAATCTTCAAATAGGAGATGCAGTTTCAACAAATCAAGTCGGAACTGCGGTGTTAAGCTTTCCGGATGATATTGCCGGAGATAAAGACGGTAAAGTTGTTGTTTTTGCAGACTTTGCAGACCCGGATACATACGGAACAAAAATAAAGTCAGTTGAATTAAATTGGGCAAAGCCGCTACACTATAAAAATCCGGTTTTGGAGCGTTCCTTATGGGGACCTAACAACAGGGTTCCTATGTGGTTATTATTGTCGTATTTGTTTGTAACCGGAGGTGTTTGGCTTACAATATTTTATGTTGTTTTTCAAATAAGGAGAATTAAGAAAGCAGGGCAATAATAAATAAGTTATATTTCCGAAATAACCTTATTCAAATAATCATTAAACGGTTTTTGAGTTTTAAAAATTGAAATTAAATGATTGAAAAAATTATTTGATAACAGTTCTTTATTTGTCAGCTCTTTTATTACGGTATAACTTTTATAGTTCAGCAAATCAATGTCAGAAAAATCTTTCGGGAAACCTCTCGGAGCGGTTTTCAGCTTTTCGCCGTACATTTTCGGAAAAGTCTTATTGAAGCTTTTGTCATGAATAATTTCTTTTACAGTATTCGGGTTATCAAAAATATCTTCTCTCACAGTCCTTAGCACAGTTGCTTGCGGACAATATATTCCGCCTCCGGCAAATGATGCATTAGGCTCAGTATGAATATAGTAACCGGCAAACTCACTTTTTCTTCCTCCTTTTGAAATATATGCTCCGAAGTTTGGTTTATAAGGTTCTTTATTTTTTGAAAATCGAACATCTCTGTATATTCTGAATATACATTCTTTGGCAGAATTTACATCAATAAACGAATCAAACTCTTTAATTTTTAAAATTAAAACATTAACAAATTCTTCAAAAGTACTTTTTGCATCTTCGTATAATGTTTTGTTTTCTTGAAACCATTCTCTGTTATTGTTGGCTTTTAGTTGTGTGAGAAAATTTAGGATTGTTTGCATACTAATTTTTTTTATAAAGCAGGTAATATCTTTCTGCTACAGATTTTGCAGAATATTTTTTTACATTATTGATACCGTTTTCAATTATCTCAGTTCTGTAATTGGCGTTTGAAATTAGCTTTTCCAGAGCAAGTTTTATTTCGGAAACATTATAAGGGTTTACTAATAATGCACCTTCTCCCGCAACCTCTTTCATCGGCAACAAATCGCTTGTTATTAAAGGACGACCGGTTGCTTGTGCCTCTAATATCGGAACTCCGAAACCTTCATAGGTTGAAATAAAAGTTATAATATCTGCATTTTTGTAAGCCTTAACAATCTCAGAGTAGTTTAAGTTATATTTATTTTCATAATCAACATTATGTTTTGAAAGAAGTTTTATTTGCTCACCGGATAATTTACCGATTATTGTAAGTTTACATGTAATTCCGTCAAGAGCTTTTATTAAATTCGGTAGGTTTTTATTCGGTTTTGTTCCTATTTGTAAAATATTAGGCTTCTCTGAATTAAATTGTTTTTCGGAAAATTTAATTTCGGGGGAAACACAATCCGGTATAACTATAATTTTTTCAGGTTTAATTTTGAAGTGTTGTAAAATTTCATTTTTTGTAAATTCGGAAATTACCGTTATGTATTTTACACGAGCAAACGGCATTGTAAACCAAAAAAATCGAAGAATTTTATTTTTAATCCCGGATTTATTCAAAACAGAGCCGATATCATGCACGGTAAGTATTGTTTTTTTCTTTTTTAGAAATAAAGCCGCAAAATGAATATCGCCGGTTATATGATTAACGTCTCCTTGATGAAAAGCAGATTGTATTGTAATAAAAAGCCGTTTAAAAAAACCTTTGCTTGGGTATTTTGCAAAAATATTTTTGTATTCTATATCTTTTGGCAATTCTTTTTGCAAGGCAAAGAACTGTTCTTCGATGCTGTGGAAAGAATCAGAAGGTTTTCGGAAGAAATAGGATATTTTCATTATTTTATTCTGATAAATTTATCAATACGGGGAAGAATAAATCTTACAATAAGGTAAAATACTAAGAAATACATAAATAAATTACCCGAAATTTTTGTAATGTTTTTGCCGTTAATATTAATTAAAAAATACATGGGGAAAATTAAAGCATAACCCCACATAGGGTTTTTAGAGTAATTTACAAAATATTTATACATTAACCCTGTAATAAGTCCGAGTATAAATATTGCTATCATCATGTAAAAAGAGCCATAATCAGCGTAAGCCTGAGCCATATATCCGACACTTATAGATGTTCCTTGTTTTGTTCCAGCAAGCTGAATGCCCGTAAGTTTCATTGTTTGTTCGGAGTCGTCAATAGCTTTTTTGTTCGAAAAAAGTATGCGAGGCATTAAAACATGCTTTATTGCATTGTTCCAGTTTTCGCCGTCCATATAAGACTGTTGTTTTGGAATATAATTCACTGTTGCAGAAAAGTATTCTAAAAAGAAGATTCTTTTAACCATAGATTCCAGCCCCACTTTATATGTTTCAAGGGTTAATTCTGTTGTTAATTCTAATAATCTATCTAATGCCTCACTTTTTGAAACAGTAACAGTTTGTGCACGTTCTCCTCCTGACAAAAACATTCTGTATTCACCCTTTACATAACTCCATACAGCACCGATATTGAATAAAAGAACAGCAAAAAAGGTTATAAAAAGTATTTGTTTTGTTCCTTTAATTTTATTGAAAGTTAGGTAAATTACCGGCAGCAGAATTAATATTTCTTTAAATTCAGAAAAATATCCTGTAAAACCTGTTAATACTTCAAAGCCTAAAATAATTGAAACTAACAATAATTTTTCATTCTTTTTAATTGAGAGGTAGAGCATTATAAACAGCAGCGACCACTTAAAGTAAGAAAGTATATTTACGGGCTGTGCTATTCCCGGAATTTTAAACCTGATAAAAGCAAAGAATATTCCTGAAAATACCGTAAATAAAGCATATATAATTATAACGTTTGTTGTATTATAATTTTGTAATAATTTAATTGGTGTTATTCGTTTTTTAATATTATATATCGCAAGTTTTAGGCCAAGAGCAAAAAACAGCAGTCCAAGAAGACTTAGCCAATAAGTTTTATCTATATTCTCTAATGAATAATCTGGTCTCCATAGCAAATCTATCATGTTTGCATCAGCAATACTAAGGTATATGTAGCCTATAGTTATTGAGAGCCATTGAAAACCTACACCGGCAATAATAATCGGAGGCGTGCCTTCTCGCCAAAAGAATTTAAAGATTATTATCAATAAAATAAATCCCGCAGATATTTGTCCAAAATAATCACTAAATGCAGAAATTATTATGAAAATAGCAGAAATTATATATAGTGCACTTGGTATCTTGCTGTTTTTCATTAATTTAACTAATTTTTTTTATGTTTTTCAGCATTATCCAACTCTGATTTTACGATATTCAAAATTTGTTTAAAATTATCTTGAAGCATATTGTTTCTGTTAAATTATACACTCTTGTTCTAATTCGTTACTAGTAGATTTTAGCATATTTAATAATTTATTAGAATAACTAAATGTGTTTACAGTATCATTAAACAATTTTTTGTCATATATTTCATAAAAGTTATAGTAGGTTAAATCAAAGTTATACCAATCTTGAATAATCTTAAAAACCTCGGCATTTTTATTTTTTATATCATTTATGCTAAACAAAAGACAATCTTTCGGGTATTTTTTTTTGTAATTTAAAATAGACTGATTATATTTAATCCATGATATAGCATAATTATTTATTTCTCGTCTAATATACAAAGGATAAATAGCTTGTAATAACAATCTATTTTTAAAACGAAATATTTTAGTTTTAAAAATAGTGTAGTGTGTTCTTCTTACCAGAGAATTTACAACTTCATTATATGGTCTATATACAGCTAAACATCTCATTTTTAGAATGTTTTTTTTCCAACTTTCTAAATATAGTGTTCCTCTAGGCTCTTTCCATGCCCATTGTTT comes from Bacteroidales bacterium and encodes:
- a CDS encoding DUF2461 domain-containing protein, with protein sequence MQTILNFLTQLKANNNREWFQENKTLYEDAKSTFEEFVNVLILKIKEFDSFIDVNSAKECIFRIYRDVRFSKNKEPYKPNFGAYISKGGRKSEFAGYYIHTEPNASFAGGGIYCPQATVLRTVREDIFDNPNTVKEIIHDKSFNKTFPKMYGEKLKTAPRGFPKDFSDIDLLNYKSYTVIKELTNKELLSNNFFNHLISIFKTQKPFNDYLNKVISEI
- a CDS encoding glycosyltransferase family 4 protein produces the protein MKISYFFRKPSDSFHSIEEQFFALQKELPKDIEYKNIFAKYPSKGFFKRLFITIQSAFHQGDVNHITGDIHFAALFLKKKKTILTVHDIGSVLNKSGIKNKILRFFWFTMPFARVKYITVISEFTKNEILQHFKIKPEKIIVIPDCVSPEIKFSEKQFNSEKPNILQIGTKPNKNLPNLIKALDGITCKLTIIGKLSGEQIKLLSKHNVDYENKYNLNYSEIVKAYKNADIITFISTYEGFGVPILEAQATGRPLITSDLLPMKEVAGEGALLVNPYNVSEIKLALEKLISNANYRTEIIENGINNVKKYSAKSVAERYYLLYKKN